Proteins encoded within one genomic window of Canis lupus baileyi chromosome 36, mCanLup2.hap1, whole genome shotgun sequence:
- the PRKAG3 gene encoding 5'-AMP-activated protein kinase subunit gamma-3 isoform X1, with the protein MLGPGLPHPGTHLQITGRNRWLSSWALKPTTHLHDEQEPRTLKAHLPPVPLQCSKPPPPWQSPSSSSLKTQEGAQGQNPSWSSLGGPEHQEMSFLEQGESTSWPSPAMTTGSERSHGKQGAKSSRWTRQEVVKEGELQGLEEDPQARPPAECTGLEATFPKATHLSQAAPLARVGTPPTEWDISPLNHAASAVGSSPDDLELDIEFPVTADWGYELGLVEERPTLCPSPRALLPRPGWDDELQKPGAQVYMHFMQEHTCYDAMATSSKLVIFDITLEIKKAFFALVANGIRAAPLWDSKKQSFVGMLTITDFILVLHRYYRSPLVQIYEIEQHTIETWREIYLQGCFKPLVSISPNSSLFEAVYALIKNRIHRLPVLDPVSGAVLHILTHKRLLKFLHIFGTLLPQPSFLSRTIQDLGIGTFRDLAVVLDTAPILMALDIFVDRRVSALPVVNETGQVVGLYSRFDVIHLAAQQTYNHLDISVGEALKQRTLCLEGVLSCQPHESLGEVIDRIAREQVHRLVLVDETQHLLGVVSLSDILQALVLSPAGIDALGA; encoded by the exons ATGTTGGGACCGGGGCTCCCACACCCTGGGACCCACCTCCAGATCACTGGTAGAAACAGATGGCTCTCATCCTGGGCCCTCAAGCCCACCACACACCTTCATG ATGAGCAGGAGCCCAGGACTCTGAAAGCCCACCTCCCACCGGTGCCCCTACAGTGCTCCAAGCCACCTCCCCCATGGCAAAGCCCTTCAAGCTCGTCCTTGAAGACCCAGGAGGGAGCCCAAGGCCAG AACCCATCCTGGAGCAGCCTAGGGGGACCCGAGCATCAAG AGATGAGCTTCCTAGAACAAGGAGAGAGCACTTCATGGCCATCACCAGCCATGACCACTGGCTCAGAAAGAAGCCATGGGAAACAGGGGGCCAAGTCCTCGAGATGGACGAGGCAGGAGGTGGTGAAGGAAGGGGAGCTGCAGGGTCTGGAGGAAG ATCCCCAGGCCAGGCCGCCTGCTGAGTGCACCGGGCTGGAGGCCACATTCCCCAAGGCCACACACTTGTCGCAAGCTGCCCCCCTGGCCAGGGTGGGCACCCCACCGACAGAGTGGGACATCTCCCCCCTGAACCATGCAGCCTCAGCCGTAGGCTCCAGTCCAGATGATCTGGAGCTGGATATAGAGTTCCCAGTCACAGCAGACTGGGGGTACGAGCTCGGCCTGGTGGAAGAGAGGCCTACCCTGTGCCCCTCCCCGCGGGCCCTGTTACCCAGGCCGGGCTGGGACGACGAGCTGCAGAAGCCGGGGGCCCAAGTCTACATGCACTTCATGCAGGAGCACACCTGCTACGATGCCATGGCAACCAGCTCCAAGCTGGTCATCTTCGACATCACGCTGGAG ATCAAGAAGGCCTTCTTTGCGCTCGTGGCCAACGGCATCCGGGCGGCACCCCTGTGGGACAGCAAGAAGCAGAGCTTCGTGG GGATGCTGACCATCACGGATTTCATTTTGGTGCTGCACCGCTATTACAGGTCCCCGCTG GTCCAGATCTATGAGATTGAACAGCATACGATTGAGACCTGGAGAG AGATCTACCTGCAAGGCTGCTTCAAGCCTCTGGTCTCCATTTCTCCCAATAGCAG CCTGTTTGAAGCTGTCTACGCCCTCATCAAGAACCGGATCCACCGTCTGCCAGTCCTGGACCCGGTCTCAGGCGCagtgctccacatcctcacacaCAAGCGGCTGCTCAAGTTCCTGCACATCTTC GGCaccctgctgccccagccctccttcctctctcGCACCATCCAAGATCTGGGCATTGGGACATTCCGGGACTTGGCCGTGGTGCTGGACACAGCGCCCATCCTGATGGCGCTGGACATCTTTGTGGACCGCCGCGTGTCTGCGCTGCCCGTGGTCAATGAAACTG GACAGGTCGTGGGCCTCTATTCTCGCTTTGATGTGATT cacctGGCTGCCCAGCAAACCTACAACCATCTAGACATTAGTGTGGGAGAAGCACTGAAGCAGAGGACACTGTGCCTGGAGGGAGTCCTCTCCTGCCAGCCTCACGAGAGCCTGGGGGAAGTCATCGACCGGATTGCCCGGGAGCAG GTACACCGGCTGGTGCTTGTGGATGAGACTCAGCATCTCCTGGGTGTGGTGTCACTCTCCGACATCCTTCAGGCCCTGGTGCTCAGCCCTGCTGGCATCGATGCCCTCGGTGCCTAA
- the PRKAG3 gene encoding 5'-AMP-activated protein kinase subunit gamma-3 isoform X2: MLGPGLPHPGTHLQITGRNRWLSSWALKPTTHLHGEFMNPSWSSLGGPEHQEMSFLEQGESTSWPSPAMTTGSERSHGKQGAKSSRWTRQEVVKEGELQGLEEDPQARPPAECTGLEATFPKATHLSQAAPLARVGTPPTEWDISPLNHAASAVGSSPDDLELDIEFPVTADWGYELGLVEERPTLCPSPRALLPRPGWDDELQKPGAQVYMHFMQEHTCYDAMATSSKLVIFDITLEIKKAFFALVANGIRAAPLWDSKKQSFVGMLTITDFILVLHRYYRSPLVQIYEIEQHTIETWREIYLQGCFKPLVSISPNSSLFEAVYALIKNRIHRLPVLDPVSGAVLHILTHKRLLKFLHIFGTLLPQPSFLSRTIQDLGIGTFRDLAVVLDTAPILMALDIFVDRRVSALPVVNETGQVVGLYSRFDVIHLAAQQTYNHLDISVGEALKQRTLCLEGVLSCQPHESLGEVIDRIAREQVHRLVLVDETQHLLGVVSLSDILQALVLSPAGIDALGA, translated from the exons ATGTTGGGACCGGGGCTCCCACACCCTGGGACCCACCTCCAGATCACTGGTAGAAACAGATGGCTCTCATCCTGGGCCCTCAAGCCCACCACACACCTTCATGGTGAGTTCATG AACCCATCCTGGAGCAGCCTAGGGGGACCCGAGCATCAAG AGATGAGCTTCCTAGAACAAGGAGAGAGCACTTCATGGCCATCACCAGCCATGACCACTGGCTCAGAAAGAAGCCATGGGAAACAGGGGGCCAAGTCCTCGAGATGGACGAGGCAGGAGGTGGTGAAGGAAGGGGAGCTGCAGGGTCTGGAGGAAG ATCCCCAGGCCAGGCCGCCTGCTGAGTGCACCGGGCTGGAGGCCACATTCCCCAAGGCCACACACTTGTCGCAAGCTGCCCCCCTGGCCAGGGTGGGCACCCCACCGACAGAGTGGGACATCTCCCCCCTGAACCATGCAGCCTCAGCCGTAGGCTCCAGTCCAGATGATCTGGAGCTGGATATAGAGTTCCCAGTCACAGCAGACTGGGGGTACGAGCTCGGCCTGGTGGAAGAGAGGCCTACCCTGTGCCCCTCCCCGCGGGCCCTGTTACCCAGGCCGGGCTGGGACGACGAGCTGCAGAAGCCGGGGGCCCAAGTCTACATGCACTTCATGCAGGAGCACACCTGCTACGATGCCATGGCAACCAGCTCCAAGCTGGTCATCTTCGACATCACGCTGGAG ATCAAGAAGGCCTTCTTTGCGCTCGTGGCCAACGGCATCCGGGCGGCACCCCTGTGGGACAGCAAGAAGCAGAGCTTCGTGG GGATGCTGACCATCACGGATTTCATTTTGGTGCTGCACCGCTATTACAGGTCCCCGCTG GTCCAGATCTATGAGATTGAACAGCATACGATTGAGACCTGGAGAG AGATCTACCTGCAAGGCTGCTTCAAGCCTCTGGTCTCCATTTCTCCCAATAGCAG CCTGTTTGAAGCTGTCTACGCCCTCATCAAGAACCGGATCCACCGTCTGCCAGTCCTGGACCCGGTCTCAGGCGCagtgctccacatcctcacacaCAAGCGGCTGCTCAAGTTCCTGCACATCTTC GGCaccctgctgccccagccctccttcctctctcGCACCATCCAAGATCTGGGCATTGGGACATTCCGGGACTTGGCCGTGGTGCTGGACACAGCGCCCATCCTGATGGCGCTGGACATCTTTGTGGACCGCCGCGTGTCTGCGCTGCCCGTGGTCAATGAAACTG GACAGGTCGTGGGCCTCTATTCTCGCTTTGATGTGATT cacctGGCTGCCCAGCAAACCTACAACCATCTAGACATTAGTGTGGGAGAAGCACTGAAGCAGAGGACACTGTGCCTGGAGGGAGTCCTCTCCTGCCAGCCTCACGAGAGCCTGGGGGAAGTCATCGACCGGATTGCCCGGGAGCAG GTACACCGGCTGGTGCTTGTGGATGAGACTCAGCATCTCCTGGGTGTGGTGTCACTCTCCGACATCCTTCAGGCCCTGGTGCTCAGCCCTGCTGGCATCGATGCCCTCGGTGCCTAA
- the PRKAG3 gene encoding 5'-AMP-activated protein kinase subunit gamma-3 isoform X3, with product MEHTLRRNPSWSSLGGPEHQEMSFLEQGESTSWPSPAMTTGSERSHGKQGAKSSRWTRQEVVKEGELQGLEEDPQARPPAECTGLEATFPKATHLSQAAPLARVGTPPTEWDISPLNHAASAVGSSPDDLELDIEFPVTADWGYELGLVEERPTLCPSPRALLPRPGWDDELQKPGAQVYMHFMQEHTCYDAMATSSKLVIFDITLEIKKAFFALVANGIRAAPLWDSKKQSFVGMLTITDFILVLHRYYRSPLVQIYEIEQHTIETWREIYLQGCFKPLVSISPNSSLFEAVYALIKNRIHRLPVLDPVSGAVLHILTHKRLLKFLHIFGTLLPQPSFLSRTIQDLGIGTFRDLAVVLDTAPILMALDIFVDRRVSALPVVNETGQVVGLYSRFDVIHLAAQQTYNHLDISVGEALKQRTLCLEGVLSCQPHESLGEVIDRIAREQVHRLVLVDETQHLLGVVSLSDILQALVLSPAGIDALGA from the exons ATGGAGCACACACTGCGCCGG AACCCATCCTGGAGCAGCCTAGGGGGACCCGAGCATCAAG AGATGAGCTTCCTAGAACAAGGAGAGAGCACTTCATGGCCATCACCAGCCATGACCACTGGCTCAGAAAGAAGCCATGGGAAACAGGGGGCCAAGTCCTCGAGATGGACGAGGCAGGAGGTGGTGAAGGAAGGGGAGCTGCAGGGTCTGGAGGAAG ATCCCCAGGCCAGGCCGCCTGCTGAGTGCACCGGGCTGGAGGCCACATTCCCCAAGGCCACACACTTGTCGCAAGCTGCCCCCCTGGCCAGGGTGGGCACCCCACCGACAGAGTGGGACATCTCCCCCCTGAACCATGCAGCCTCAGCCGTAGGCTCCAGTCCAGATGATCTGGAGCTGGATATAGAGTTCCCAGTCACAGCAGACTGGGGGTACGAGCTCGGCCTGGTGGAAGAGAGGCCTACCCTGTGCCCCTCCCCGCGGGCCCTGTTACCCAGGCCGGGCTGGGACGACGAGCTGCAGAAGCCGGGGGCCCAAGTCTACATGCACTTCATGCAGGAGCACACCTGCTACGATGCCATGGCAACCAGCTCCAAGCTGGTCATCTTCGACATCACGCTGGAG ATCAAGAAGGCCTTCTTTGCGCTCGTGGCCAACGGCATCCGGGCGGCACCCCTGTGGGACAGCAAGAAGCAGAGCTTCGTGG GGATGCTGACCATCACGGATTTCATTTTGGTGCTGCACCGCTATTACAGGTCCCCGCTG GTCCAGATCTATGAGATTGAACAGCATACGATTGAGACCTGGAGAG AGATCTACCTGCAAGGCTGCTTCAAGCCTCTGGTCTCCATTTCTCCCAATAGCAG CCTGTTTGAAGCTGTCTACGCCCTCATCAAGAACCGGATCCACCGTCTGCCAGTCCTGGACCCGGTCTCAGGCGCagtgctccacatcctcacacaCAAGCGGCTGCTCAAGTTCCTGCACATCTTC GGCaccctgctgccccagccctccttcctctctcGCACCATCCAAGATCTGGGCATTGGGACATTCCGGGACTTGGCCGTGGTGCTGGACACAGCGCCCATCCTGATGGCGCTGGACATCTTTGTGGACCGCCGCGTGTCTGCGCTGCCCGTGGTCAATGAAACTG GACAGGTCGTGGGCCTCTATTCTCGCTTTGATGTGATT cacctGGCTGCCCAGCAAACCTACAACCATCTAGACATTAGTGTGGGAGAAGCACTGAAGCAGAGGACACTGTGCCTGGAGGGAGTCCTCTCCTGCCAGCCTCACGAGAGCCTGGGGGAAGTCATCGACCGGATTGCCCGGGAGCAG GTACACCGGCTGGTGCTTGTGGATGAGACTCAGCATCTCCTGGGTGTGGTGTCACTCTCCGACATCCTTCAGGCCCTGGTGCTCAGCCCTGCTGGCATCGATGCCCTCGGTGCCTAA
- the CYP27A1 gene encoding sterol 26-hydroxylase, mitochondrial isoform X2, producing MIPRGLCSAKWHLDRIYLRTLGSLTGSGYSLMVLNKAKYGPMWVTHAGPQTHVNLASAPLLEQVMRQEGKYPVRNDMELWKEHRDQQGLAYGPFTTEGHHWYQLRHALNQRMLKPSEAALYTDALNEVVDDFMAHLSQLLAESPSGNQVSDMAHQFYYFALEAICYILFEKRIGCLERPIPQDTVAFVRSVGLMFQNSVYVTFLPKWTRPLLPFWKRYLDGWNTIFSFGKKLIDQKLKEIETQLQTKGPDEVEISGYLHFLLTRGQLSTREAMGSLPELLLAGVDTTSNTMTWALYHLSKNPEIQAALHKEVVGVVPPGQVPQQKDFAHMPLLKAVLKETLRLYPVVPINSRVITEKEIEVNGFLFPKNTQFVFCHYVVSRDPDIFPEPESFQPYRWLRKSQLAAPGVHHAFGSVPFGYGVRACLGRRIAELEMQLLLSRLIQQYQVVLAPKTGEVKSLARIVLVPNKKVSLHFQPRQC from the exons ATGATCCCTAGGGGACTGTGTTCTGCAAAGTGGCACTTGGACAGGATCTATCTGAGAACCTTGGGCTCTCTAACTGGCTCAGGTTACAGCCTAATG GTGCTGAACAAGGCCAAGTATGGTCCAATGTGGGTAACCCACGCAGGGCCCCAGACCCATGTGAACCTGGCCAGTGCCCCCCTCCTGGAGCAAGTGATGCGGCAAGAGGGCAAGTACCCAGTACGGAACGACATGGAACTATGGAAGGAGCATCGGGACCAGCAGGGCCTGGCTTATGGGCCCTTCACCAC CGAAGGACACCACTGGTACCAGCTGCGCCACGCTCTGAACCAGCGGATGCTGAAGCCGAGTGAGGCTGCGCTGTACACTGATGCTTTGAATGAGGTGGTCGACGACTTCATGGCCCACCTGAGCCAGCTGTTGGCAGAGAGCCCCTCCGGGAACCAAGTGTCCGACATGGCTCACCAATTCTACTACTTTGCCTTGGAAG CTATTTGCTACATCCTGTTTGAGAAACGTATTGGCTGCCTGGAGCGCCCCATCCCCCAGGACACGGTGGCCTTCGTCAGATCTGTCGGGCTCATGTTCCAGAACTCAGTCTATGTCACCTTCCTCCCCAAGTGGACCCGGCCCCTACTGCCTTTCTGGAAGCGCTACCTGGATGGCTGGAACACCATCTTCTCTTTTG GCAAGAAGCTGATTGATCAGAAACTCAAGGAGATAGAGACCCAGCTTCAGACAAAGGGGCCAGATGAAGTCGAGATATCTGGCTACCTGCACTTCTTGCTGACCAGAGGACAGCTCAGTACTCGTGAGGCCATGGGCAGcctgcctgagctgctcctggcTGGTGTAGACACG acATCCAACACAATGACATGGGCCCTGTACCATCTTTCCAAGAACCCAGAGATCCAGGCTGCTTTGCATAAGGAAGTGGTGGGTGTGGTGCCCCCCGGGCAGGTGCCCCAGCAGAAGGACTTTGCCCACATGCCCCTGCTCAAAGCTGTTCTTAAGGAGACCCTGCG CCTCTACCCTGTGGTCCCCATAAACTCCCGGGTCATCACAGAAAAGGAGATTGAAGTCAATGGCTTCCTCTTCCCCAAGAAC ACCCAGTTTGTGTTCTGTCACTATGTGGTGTCCCGTGACCCGGACATCTTCCCTGAGCCAGAGAGCTTCCAGCCTTACCGCTGGCTCAGGAAGAGCCAGCTTGCTGCCCCTGGGGTCCATCATGCATTTGGCTCCGTGCCCTTTGGCTACGGGGTCCGGGCCTGCCTGGGCCGCAGGATTGCAGAGCTGGAGATGCAGCTGCTGCTGTCAAGG CTGATCCAGCAGTACCAGGTGGTCCTGGCCCCCAAGACAGGGGAGGTGAAGAGCTTGGCCCGCATCGTCCTGGTTCCCAATAAGAAGGTGAGCCTGCATTTCCAGCCGAGACAGTGCTGA
- the CYP27A1 gene encoding sterol 26-hydroxylase, mitochondrial isoform X3, whose product MKVLNKAKYGPMWVTHAGPQTHVNLASAPLLEQVMRQEGKYPVRNDMELWKEHRDQQGLAYGPFTTEGHHWYQLRHALNQRMLKPSEAALYTDALNEVVDDFMAHLSQLLAESPSGNQVSDMAHQFYYFALEAICYILFEKRIGCLERPIPQDTVAFVRSVGLMFQNSVYVTFLPKWTRPLLPFWKRYLDGWNTIFSFGKKLIDQKLKEIETQLQTKGPDEVEISGYLHFLLTRGQLSTREAMGSLPELLLAGVDTTSNTMTWALYHLSKNPEIQAALHKEVVGVVPPGQVPQQKDFAHMPLLKAVLKETLRLYPVVPINSRVITEKEIEVNGFLFPKNTQFVFCHYVVSRDPDIFPEPESFQPYRWLRKSQLAAPGVHHAFGSVPFGYGVRACLGRRIAELEMQLLLSRLIQQYQVVLAPKTGEVKSLARIVLVPNKKVSLHFQPRQC is encoded by the exons GTGCTGAACAAGGCCAAGTATGGTCCAATGTGGGTAACCCACGCAGGGCCCCAGACCCATGTGAACCTGGCCAGTGCCCCCCTCCTGGAGCAAGTGATGCGGCAAGAGGGCAAGTACCCAGTACGGAACGACATGGAACTATGGAAGGAGCATCGGGACCAGCAGGGCCTGGCTTATGGGCCCTTCACCAC CGAAGGACACCACTGGTACCAGCTGCGCCACGCTCTGAACCAGCGGATGCTGAAGCCGAGTGAGGCTGCGCTGTACACTGATGCTTTGAATGAGGTGGTCGACGACTTCATGGCCCACCTGAGCCAGCTGTTGGCAGAGAGCCCCTCCGGGAACCAAGTGTCCGACATGGCTCACCAATTCTACTACTTTGCCTTGGAAG CTATTTGCTACATCCTGTTTGAGAAACGTATTGGCTGCCTGGAGCGCCCCATCCCCCAGGACACGGTGGCCTTCGTCAGATCTGTCGGGCTCATGTTCCAGAACTCAGTCTATGTCACCTTCCTCCCCAAGTGGACCCGGCCCCTACTGCCTTTCTGGAAGCGCTACCTGGATGGCTGGAACACCATCTTCTCTTTTG GCAAGAAGCTGATTGATCAGAAACTCAAGGAGATAGAGACCCAGCTTCAGACAAAGGGGCCAGATGAAGTCGAGATATCTGGCTACCTGCACTTCTTGCTGACCAGAGGACAGCTCAGTACTCGTGAGGCCATGGGCAGcctgcctgagctgctcctggcTGGTGTAGACACG acATCCAACACAATGACATGGGCCCTGTACCATCTTTCCAAGAACCCAGAGATCCAGGCTGCTTTGCATAAGGAAGTGGTGGGTGTGGTGCCCCCCGGGCAGGTGCCCCAGCAGAAGGACTTTGCCCACATGCCCCTGCTCAAAGCTGTTCTTAAGGAGACCCTGCG CCTCTACCCTGTGGTCCCCATAAACTCCCGGGTCATCACAGAAAAGGAGATTGAAGTCAATGGCTTCCTCTTCCCCAAGAAC ACCCAGTTTGTGTTCTGTCACTATGTGGTGTCCCGTGACCCGGACATCTTCCCTGAGCCAGAGAGCTTCCAGCCTTACCGCTGGCTCAGGAAGAGCCAGCTTGCTGCCCCTGGGGTCCATCATGCATTTGGCTCCGTGCCCTTTGGCTACGGGGTCCGGGCCTGCCTGGGCCGCAGGATTGCAGAGCTGGAGATGCAGCTGCTGCTGTCAAGG CTGATCCAGCAGTACCAGGTGGTCCTGGCCCCCAAGACAGGGGAGGTGAAGAGCTTGGCCCGCATCGTCCTGGTTCCCAATAAGAAGGTGAGCCTGCATTTCCAGCCGAGACAGTGCTGA